Proteins encoded by one window of Candidatus Pelagibacter giovannonii:
- the secF gene encoding protein translocase subunit SecF yields MINFNKFYKLFNLISLSLVVISVMLLFFKGLNFGVDFKGGTLIELRSNDKSVNVTSLRQSFNNMNLGDFNVKKFGNENDFLIKIEKKDTSANAIEIIKKDLTSSLGGSFNFRRVENVGPKVSSELLKSGIIAIALSLAAMLFYIWIRFEWQFSLGAILALFHDVIITLGFFSLFSLEINLSIVAAVLTIVGYSMNDTVVIYDRVRENLRKFSDIKIYDLTNISINETLSRTIITSATTLLALVSIYLFGGEILKGFSLAMIMGVIFGTYSSIYIANPILVKLRVSQKTILKEDTE; encoded by the coding sequence ATGATTAATTTCAATAAATTTTATAAATTATTTAATCTCATCTCTTTAAGTCTAGTGGTAATATCTGTCATGTTATTATTTTTTAAAGGACTGAATTTTGGTGTAGATTTTAAAGGTGGCACTCTAATCGAACTAAGATCAAATGATAAAAGTGTTAATGTTACTTCCTTAAGACAATCTTTCAATAATATGAATTTAGGCGATTTTAACGTTAAGAAATTTGGTAATGAAAATGACTTTTTAATTAAAATAGAGAAAAAAGACACTAGTGCAAATGCTATTGAGATTATTAAAAAAGATCTAACCTCTTCTTTAGGTGGATCTTTTAATTTTAGAAGAGTTGAAAATGTAGGTCCAAAAGTCAGCTCTGAATTATTAAAGTCTGGTATTATTGCAATTGCTCTATCTCTTGCTGCAATGTTATTTTACATATGGATAAGATTCGAATGGCAATTTAGTTTAGGTGCTATTTTAGCTTTATTCCACGATGTCATTATAACACTAGGTTTTTTTTCACTATTTAGTTTAGAAATAAATCTCTCAATAGTAGCTGCAGTTTTAACTATAGTTGGCTACTCTATGAACGATACAGTCGTTATTTACGACAGAGTTAGAGAAAATTTAAGAAAGTTTTCTGATATCAAAATTTATGACCTTACAAATATCTCAATTAATGAAACTCTTTCTAGAACTATAATAACATCTGCCACAACATTACTTGCTTTAGTTTCAATTTATTTATTTGGTGGAGAAATATTAAAAGGTTTTTCTCTAGCTATGATTATGGGTGTTATTTTTGGAACTTATTCTTCAATTTATATAGCTAATCCAATACTTGTGAAGCTTAGAGTTTCACAAAAAACAATCCTAAAAGAAGATACAGAATAA
- the secD gene encoding protein translocase subunit SecD, with product MLYFSKLRIVLVFLVSFFFIFIAASNFHNSEDSFISKKINLGLDLQGGSYLLLEIDNSPVEIQKLQNTTTVIRNYLKDKKVTFNDLRIKNKKIIFNVSNENVQLVETFFLDKESDINPYYFQYKSHQFDVNIQDNEFILTLSKYGLIEIKTSSQDQAIEIVRRRVDEVGTNEPNILKRGNNRILVELPGLDDPMRIKSLLGKTANLTFRFVSQNSNDTFGTEILQFEDGSNEVMVSKRIILNGENLLDAQPQMNNQTNETVVSFTLDRVGAKRFGKATSTGIGKQLAIVLDGKIVSAPVIRETIASGNGQISGNFTFQSATDLALLLRSGALPAPLNIIEERTVGPDLGQDSINAGIIALMIGFLLVIIFMFFKYKIFGLIANITLLINLFFLVGILTLFEATLTLPGIAGIILTVGMAVDANVLIFERIKEECKKEKNNIIAFDTGYIKSKTAIIDANITTLIAAIILFFMGSGPVKGFSVTLAVGIFTTLFSVYFIARMLTGLYVVRNKEKTRLI from the coding sequence GTGTTATACTTTTCTAAATTAAGAATTGTCTTAGTTTTTTTAGTATCATTTTTTTTTATTTTTATTGCTGCATCAAATTTTCATAATTCTGAAGATAGCTTTATTTCAAAAAAGATAAATCTAGGTTTAGATTTACAGGGTGGATCATATCTATTACTTGAAATAGACAACAGTCCTGTTGAAATTCAAAAATTACAAAACACAACTACCGTTATTAGAAACTATTTAAAAGATAAGAAAGTAACTTTTAATGATCTAAGAATAAAAAATAAGAAAATAATATTTAATGTTTCCAATGAGAATGTTCAATTAGTTGAAACTTTTTTTCTTGATAAGGAAAGTGATATTAACCCATATTATTTTCAATATAAATCACATCAGTTTGATGTAAATATTCAAGATAATGAATTTATACTAACTCTATCTAAGTATGGACTTATTGAAATTAAAACATCTTCACAAGATCAAGCTATAGAAATAGTTAGAAGAAGAGTTGATGAGGTTGGTACAAATGAACCCAATATACTAAAAAGAGGTAATAATAGAATTCTAGTCGAACTTCCTGGTCTTGATGATCCCATGCGTATAAAATCACTTTTAGGAAAAACTGCAAATTTGACATTTAGATTTGTTTCTCAAAATAGCAATGATACTTTTGGAACTGAAATACTTCAGTTCGAAGATGGCTCTAATGAAGTAATGGTTAGTAAAAGAATAATCTTAAACGGTGAGAATTTACTAGATGCTCAACCACAAATGAATAATCAAACAAACGAAACAGTAGTATCATTTACACTTGATAGAGTGGGGGCCAAAAGATTTGGTAAAGCAACCAGTACAGGTATCGGCAAGCAATTAGCAATTGTTTTAGATGGTAAAATTGTTAGTGCTCCAGTAATCAGGGAAACTATAGCAAGTGGAAATGGCCAGATCAGTGGAAATTTTACTTTTCAATCTGCAACTGATTTAGCTTTACTTCTAAGATCAGGAGCATTGCCAGCACCACTTAATATTATTGAAGAAAGAACAGTAGGACCTGACCTTGGTCAAGACTCTATTAATGCAGGGATTATTGCTCTTATGATTGGTTTCTTATTGGTGATAATTTTTATGTTTTTTAAATATAAAATATTTGGTCTAATCGCTAATATAACACTGTTAATTAACTTATTCTTTTTAGTTGGTATTTTAACTTTATTTGAAGCAACATTAACACTTCCAGGAATAGCAGGTATTATTTTAACAGTCGGTATGGCGGTTGATGCTAATGTGTTAATTTTTGAAAGAATTAAAGAAGAATGCAAAAAGGAAAAAAATAATATAATTGCCTTTGATACAGGTTATATAAAATCAAAAACTGCAATTATAGATGCAAATATAACTACATTAATTGCAGCTATTATTTTATTCTTTATGGGCTCCGGCCCAGTTAAAGGCTTTTCAGTTACCTTAGCTGTAGGAATTTTTACTACACTGTTTTCAGTTTATTTTATTGCAAGAATGCTAACTGGTCTTTACGTGGTAAGAAATAAAGAAAAAACTAGACTAATATAA
- the yajC gene encoding preprotein translocase subunit YajC, with translation MDSGIGQFIPLILIFVIFYFFLIRPQQKKVKEHKAMVENLSRGDKVVTSAGIIGTVERIIDNEKVEVQIADNVKVEIIKSTGIQGLLNSPEVKK, from the coding sequence ATGGACTCAGGAATAGGACAATTTATACCACTAATTTTAATTTTTGTTATTTTTTACTTTTTTTTAATAAGACCTCAACAAAAGAAAGTTAAAGAGCATAAAGCCATGGTAGAAAACTTATCTAGAGGAGACAAGGTCGTAACATCTGCTGGAATTATTGGAACAGTTGAAAGAATTATTGATAATGAAAAAGTTGAAGTGCAAATTGCTGACAACGTTAAAGTTGAAATTATCAAATCTACAGGCATCCAAGGATTACTCAACTCCCCCGAAGTAAAGAAATAA
- the serS gene encoding serine--tRNA ligase yields the protein MHNIKEIRNNIEAFKKALTKRFLEIDVDKILSLDESNREYIQQRELLEKEKKDISKSKDQSLFEKSKKISSEIDNINKLKTNVKNELESILSSIPNIPHSDVPTGKDENSNIEISKSGTINNFTFKPKSHYELGENLNMLDFDLATKTTGSRFVFVKDKLALLERALSNFMLDTHVNTNGYEEISPPLIATDTTMYGTGQLPKFDNDQFELKLNDSSDRKFLIPTAEVILTNIVKDQIIDKKKLPMRMVASTPCFRKEAGSYGKDTKGMIRQHQFYKVEMVSIVEADKCLSELDRMTDCATKILDLLKLPYRKIVLCTGDMGFSAEKTFDIEVWLPSEDKYREISSCSSCGSFQARRMKARYKNEKKETVFVGTLNGSGLAIGRTLVAILENYQQEDGSIIVPEVLRPYMNNIEKINKI from the coding sequence ATGCATAATATAAAAGAAATTAGAAATAATATTGAGGCTTTTAAAAAAGCTTTGACTAAAAGATTTCTAGAAATAGATGTGGATAAGATTTTATCATTAGATGAGAGCAATAGGGAGTATATCCAACAAAGAGAACTACTTGAAAAAGAAAAAAAAGATATTTCAAAGTCTAAAGATCAGTCACTTTTTGAAAAATCTAAAAAAATTTCATCTGAAATAGATAATATTAATAAATTAAAAACTAATGTTAAAAATGAATTAGAAAGTATTTTATCATCAATACCAAATATACCTCATTCAGATGTTCCTACAGGTAAAGATGAAAATTCAAATATAGAAATTTCTAAATCAGGAACAATAAATAATTTTACATTTAAGCCTAAATCTCATTATGAATTAGGTGAAAACTTAAACATGCTTGATTTTGATCTAGCAACAAAAACTACTGGCTCCAGATTTGTTTTTGTAAAAGATAAATTGGCCTTGTTAGAAAGAGCTTTATCAAATTTTATGCTTGATACGCATGTTAATACTAATGGTTATGAAGAAATATCACCGCCACTAATTGCAACAGATACTACTATGTATGGTACAGGACAATTACCTAAATTTGATAATGATCAGTTTGAACTTAAATTAAATGATTCTAGTGACAGAAAGTTTTTAATTCCAACCGCCGAAGTTATTTTAACTAATATTGTAAAAGATCAAATTATTGATAAAAAAAAACTTCCTATGCGAATGGTTGCTTCAACTCCATGTTTTAGAAAAGAAGCAGGTAGCTATGGTAAAGATACAAAAGGTATGATTAGACAACACCAATTTTACAAAGTTGAAATGGTGAGTATTGTTGAGGCAGATAAGTGCTTATCAGAACTTGATAGAATGACTGATTGTGCAACTAAAATTTTAGATTTACTAAAACTTCCATATAGAAAAATAGTTTTGTGCACTGGTGATATGGGATTTAGTGCTGAAAAAACTTTTGATATTGAGGTGTGGCTTCCATCTGAGGATAAATATAGAGAAATCTCAAGTTGTTCTTCATGTGGATCGTTTCAGGCAAGAAGAATGAAAGCTAGATATAAAAATGAAAAAAAAGAAACAGTATTTGTTGGAACACTAAATGGCAGTGGTTTAGCGATTGGCAGAACATTAGTTGCTATATTAGAAAATTATCAACAAGAAGATGGTTCTATTATTGTACCTGAAGTTTTAAGGCCTTACATGAATAATATTGAGAAAATCAATAAGATTTAA
- the tatC gene encoding twin-arginine translocase subunit TatC, with protein MTKSENESGFVSHLAELRKRLIHSFIFLLIFFIGCYFFSEHLYGFLVEPFAKAVNESGTDRRLIFTALQETFLTYLKVSFFAAFFVTCPFILVQIWKFIAPGLYKHEKIAIIPYLVLTPILFFLGGMLVYYLIMPLAIKFFLSFESTGASTGLPIQLEAKVSEYLSLVMKLIFAFGISFQLPVVLSLLARVGIVNAKFLKEKRKYVVVMIFAAAALLTPPDPITQIGLAIPLLILYELSIFSVNIIEKKNKK; from the coding sequence ATGACAAAATCTGAAAATGAAAGTGGCTTCGTAAGTCATTTAGCTGAACTCAGAAAAAGATTAATTCATTCATTTATTTTTTTATTAATCTTTTTTATTGGATGTTATTTTTTTTCAGAACATCTTTATGGTTTTTTAGTTGAACCATTTGCTAAAGCAGTAAATGAAAGTGGAACTGATAGAAGATTAATTTTTACAGCCTTACAAGAAACATTTTTGACGTACTTAAAAGTTTCTTTTTTTGCAGCATTCTTTGTTACATGTCCTTTCATTTTAGTACAAATATGGAAATTTATTGCGCCAGGACTCTATAAGCATGAAAAAATTGCGATCATTCCATATCTTGTTTTAACACCTATATTATTTTTTCTAGGAGGAATGCTTGTTTATTATTTAATAATGCCACTAGCCATCAAGTTTTTTCTCTCTTTCGAAAGCACAGGGGCTTCAACAGGATTACCTATTCAATTGGAAGCAAAAGTTAGTGAATATCTTTCACTTGTAATGAAATTAATTTTTGCATTTGGTATAAGTTTTCAGTTACCAGTTGTTCTTAGTTTGTTAGCTAGAGTTGGCATAGTTAATGCAAAATTTCTTAAAGAAAAAAGGAAATATGTTGTTGTAATGATTTTTGCTGCAGCAGCACTATTAACACCGCCTGATCCCATAACTCAAATTGGATTAGCAATACCATTATTGATTTTATATGAATTATCTATATTTTCTGTAAACATTATTGAAAAAAAAAATAAAAAATAA
- the tatB gene encoding Sec-independent protein translocase protein TatB, which produces MPTIGWFEILIVVAVAIIVIGPKDFPHMLKKVGSWIGTTKRYISNIQNEVADLDINSDEIEKPIKEKNDNDKI; this is translated from the coding sequence ATGCCCACTATTGGCTGGTTTGAGATTTTAATAGTAGTTGCTGTTGCAATCATTGTTATTGGCCCTAAAGACTTCCCGCATATGTTAAAAAAAGTTGGTTCGTGGATTGGCACCACAAAAAGATATATTAGCAACATTCAAAATGAGGTAGCTGACCTTGATATTAATTCTGATGAAATAGAAAAACCTATAAAAGAAAAAAATGATAATGACAAAATCTGA
- the tatA gene encoding twin-arginine translocase TatA/TatE family subunit: MSIGIWQIAIVVILVVLLFGRGKISSLMGDVAKGIKSFKKGMATDIAEEPEPEPKNVSENNQDSKDKE; encoded by the coding sequence ATGAGTATTGGAATCTGGCAGATAGCAATTGTAGTAATTTTAGTTGTCCTTTTATTTGGCAGAGGTAAAATTTCTAGTCTAATGGGTGATGTAGCCAAAGGTATAAAAAGTTTTAAAAAAGGCATGGCTACAGATATTGCTGAAGAGCCTGAGCCTGAGCCTAAAAACGTTTCAGAAAATAATCAAGATAGTAAAGACAAAGAATAA
- the scpB gene encoding SMC-Scp complex subunit ScpB produces MTKIKKKTKKINDNIVTFPSKMNSGEREIEAIVFAAAEPLDIDTIESKISKKIDVLKSLEKLQREYSSRGINLVCISNRWSFRTSENLSNLMSQEKTVEKKLSRAAVETLAIIVYHQPVTRAEIEEIRGVAFGTNTLEILMELNWVKPQGRKDVPGKPIQYGTTNDFLSHFSLQKLSDLPTVDELGSAGLIDSSNIDNAIFGTGKFYKEKQVEKKEDIYENIDEMLGGTLSQDEDK; encoded by the coding sequence ATGACTAAAATAAAAAAGAAAACAAAAAAAATAAATGATAATATAGTTACTTTCCCATCAAAAATGAATTCTGGTGAAAGGGAAATTGAGGCAATAGTTTTTGCTGCTGCTGAACCATTGGATATTGACACTATCGAATCTAAAATTTCAAAAAAGATTGATGTTTTAAAATCATTAGAGAAACTACAAAGAGAATATTCATCAAGAGGAATTAATTTAGTTTGTATTTCTAATAGATGGTCATTTAGAACTTCTGAAAATTTATCAAATCTTATGTCTCAAGAAAAAACTGTAGAAAAAAAATTATCAAGAGCTGCAGTTGAAACATTAGCAATAATTGTTTATCACCAACCTGTTACTAGAGCTGAAATAGAAGAAATAAGAGGTGTTGCTTTTGGAACAAATACACTTGAGATTTTAATGGAGCTAAATTGGGTAAAACCACAAGGCCGTAAAGATGTACCTGGTAAACCTATTCAGTATGGAACAACTAATGATTTCTTAAGTCATTTTAGTCTTCAAAAACTGTCTGATTTACCTACAGTTGATGAATTGGGATCTGCTGGTCTTATTGATAGCTCAAACATAGATAACGCAATATTTGGTACGGGTAAATTTTATAAAGAGAAACAAGTAGAAAAAAAAGAAGATATTTATGAAAATATTGATGAGATGCTAGGTGGAACACTAAGTCAAGATGAAGATAAATAA
- a CDS encoding segregation and condensation protein A — MSDTDSKNFNVDLDNYNGPLDVLLDLAKAQKVNLEDISITLLADQFHNYITNEKNLNLESASEYLLMATWLTYLKSKLLLPGNPEEEFKVLEVAEKLKLQLKKLELIRLLSDQMLQRKRLGREIRLRGIKGNIRSIYNTEYKLNLYELLKSYSSIIMTKDFQRMNIPKLPVFTTEDGIKRIKEFFGKLIDWRNINELIPSSFKSGSRYKRTGKAGIFAGSLELVKEGNLTIKQENLFDDIYIKELK, encoded by the coding sequence ATGTCCGATACCGATTCTAAAAACTTTAATGTAGATCTTGATAATTATAACGGCCCGCTTGATGTTTTATTAGATTTAGCAAAAGCTCAAAAGGTCAACCTTGAAGATATTTCTATAACATTACTGGCTGATCAATTTCATAATTATATTACTAATGAAAAAAACCTTAATCTAGAATCTGCATCAGAATATTTATTGATGGCCACCTGGTTAACTTACCTTAAATCAAAACTTTTGTTGCCTGGAAATCCTGAGGAAGAATTTAAAGTTTTAGAAGTTGCTGAAAAATTAAAATTACAATTAAAAAAGTTAGAATTAATTAGATTACTTTCTGACCAAATGTTGCAAAGAAAAAGACTTGGAAGAGAAATAAGACTTAGAGGAATTAAAGGAAACATAAGATCTATATACAACACTGAATATAAACTGAATCTTTATGAACTATTAAAATCATATTCATCAATTATTATGACTAAAGATTTTCAAAGAATGAATATTCCTAAACTTCCAGTATTTACCACTGAAGATGGCATAAAAAGAATAAAAGAATTTTTTGGTAAGTTAATTGATTGGAGAAATATTAATGAACTAATACCCTCTTCATTTAAGAGTGGCTCAAGATATAAAAGAACAGGTAAAGCTGGAATTTTTGCAGGATCTTTAGAACTGGTTAAAGAAGGTAATTTAACTATAAAACAAGAAAATTTATTTGATGATATTTATATTAAAGAACTAAAATGA